Proteins encoded together in one Pseudomonas sp. ADAK13 window:
- a CDS encoding alpha/beta fold hydrolase produces the protein MTTTFDDLPLIRGQQLEIRPNRRLSLTHHVGTTQPDTVVFFCHGAGGNKDQWRHQWQALKTEGYSLVAWDLLGHGTSAKPRNPEAYAWPELVADYLEILKRYGGSRNLIIAHSFGTGLTLSTLLAKPAIPIESALLLGTQLNRPGRSGGLMRLPAWILEWLRPLLAKGFRQAAWNATADPALVAYEEKLTERNPLYMFKALMKNAQWPDANALLTLTLPVSVQAGDSDGLTPASGGEALARHLPNATFQLLPDCGHQLMLEKPDDVLAAFHRLNAKTPITALSE, from the coding sequence ATGACCACCACGTTCGATGACCTGCCACTGATCCGTGGCCAACAACTGGAAATCCGCCCCAACCGCCGCCTGAGTCTCACCCATCACGTGGGCACCACCCAACCCGACACGGTGGTGTTCTTCTGCCACGGCGCCGGCGGCAACAAGGACCAATGGCGCCATCAATGGCAAGCCCTGAAAACAGAAGGCTACAGCCTGGTCGCCTGGGACCTGCTAGGCCACGGCACCAGCGCAAAACCCCGCAACCCCGAGGCCTACGCCTGGCCCGAGCTGGTCGCCGACTACCTGGAAATCCTCAAACGCTACGGCGGCTCCCGCAACCTGATCATCGCCCACTCCTTCGGCACCGGCCTGACCCTCAGCACCTTGCTGGCCAAACCCGCGATCCCCATCGAATCCGCATTATTGCTGGGCACCCAACTGAACCGCCCCGGCAGAAGCGGCGGCCTGATGCGCCTGCCCGCCTGGATCCTGGAATGGCTGCGCCCACTGCTGGCCAAAGGTTTCCGTCAGGCCGCATGGAACGCCACCGCCGACCCCGCCCTGGTCGCCTACGAAGAAAAGCTCACCGAACGCAACCCGCTCTACATGTTCAAGGCCCTGATGAAAAATGCCCAATGGCCAGACGCCAACGCACTGCTCACCCTGACTTTGCCGGTGAGCGTACAGGCCGGTGACAGTGACGGCCTGACCCCGGCCAGCGGCGGTGAAGCATTGGCCCGGCATCTACCCAATGCCACGTTCCAGTTGCTGCCCGACTGCGGCCACCAACTGATGCTGGAAAAGCCCGACGACGTGCTGGCCGCGTTTCACCGATTAAACGCCAAAACCCCGATCACGGCGCTGTCGGAATAA
- the arnT gene encoding lipid IV(A) 4-amino-4-deoxy-L-arabinosyltransferase, protein MTRLKPLPVLLLAFVMFYLLPLGLHGLWIPDESRYAQISQEMIMSGNWVAPHFMGVRYFEKPAAGYWLIALGQAIFGENLFGVRIASALTTGLSVMLAYLVARRLWNDPRKSFACALLYMSFGLVAGQAGYSNLDPQFTFWVNLSLAALWFALDSSTPRARLASWTLLGVACGMGFMTKGFLAWLLPVLIALPYMLWQRRLGELLRYGPLAILVAAVVCLPWALTIHLQEPDYWRFFFWHEHIRRFASDNAQHARPWWFYLPLMVVSCLPWAALLPATLCKTWKEKRQPPIVFLALWMLLPLGFFSLSNGKLPTYIMPCLLPLALLMGHALVDLLANARTRTLRFNGLLNLGIGLAAMITLIYLQIARPLYGNSHSEMFNLSLTFIVLMGWMLANLLQAFRPLTLWAMPALGIGLLVALLPAGMPALIEDNEMPDQFVLQHLDELQQTHALLSNELGSASALSWRLRRPEVAFYDTEGELRYGLQYADAMHRKVGLDSVQAWLKQARQQGSVGVLMRVRSTSEMREAGQLPLGGKRYYKGDLEIIIYPQLP, encoded by the coding sequence ATGACCCGCCTTAAACCTTTGCCCGTATTGCTACTGGCATTCGTGATGTTCTATTTGTTGCCGTTGGGCCTGCACGGCCTGTGGATTCCCGACGAATCCCGCTACGCCCAGATCAGCCAGGAAATGATCATGAGCGGCAACTGGGTGGCGCCACATTTCATGGGCGTGCGCTATTTCGAAAAGCCCGCCGCCGGTTATTGGCTGATTGCGCTGGGCCAGGCGATCTTTGGTGAAAACCTGTTCGGCGTGCGCATTGCCTCTGCCCTGACCACCGGCCTGAGCGTCATGCTTGCCTACCTGGTTGCCCGCCGGTTGTGGAACGACCCGCGCAAGAGTTTTGCCTGCGCCCTGCTCTATATGAGTTTCGGTCTGGTGGCCGGGCAAGCCGGTTACTCCAACCTGGACCCGCAATTTACCTTTTGGGTCAACCTGAGCCTGGCGGCGCTGTGGTTTGCCCTCGACAGTTCCACTCCCCGCGCCCGCCTCGCCAGCTGGACATTATTGGGCGTCGCCTGCGGCATGGGCTTCATGACCAAGGGCTTCCTGGCGTGGTTGCTGCCGGTGCTGATCGCCTTGCCTTACATGCTCTGGCAGCGGCGCCTCGGGGAGCTGCTGCGCTATGGCCCGCTGGCGATTCTGGTGGCGGCCGTGGTGTGCCTGCCCTGGGCCCTGACGATCCACCTGCAGGAGCCGGACTACTGGCGGTTCTTTTTCTGGCACGAGCACATCCGCCGATTTGCCTCCGACAATGCCCAGCATGCGCGGCCCTGGTGGTTTTACCTGCCGCTGATGGTGGTGTCCTGCCTGCCGTGGGCGGCACTGCTGCCGGCGACGCTGTGCAAGACCTGGAAGGAAAAGCGCCAGCCCCCCATCGTCTTCCTCGCGCTGTGGATGCTGTTGCCCCTGGGCTTTTTCAGCCTGAGCAACGGCAAGTTGCCGACCTACATCATGCCGTGCCTGCTGCCGCTGGCGTTGCTGATGGGCCATGCGTTGGTCGACCTGCTGGCCAATGCCCGCACCCGTACGCTGCGCTTCAATGGCCTGCTCAACCTGGGCATCGGCCTGGCGGCGATGATCACGCTGATCTACCTGCAAATCGCCAGGCCGCTGTACGGCAACAGCCACAGTGAGATGTTCAACCTGTCCCTGACGTTCATCGTGCTGATGGGCTGGATGCTCGCCAACCTGCTGCAAGCGTTTCGCCCGCTGACGCTGTGGGCAATGCCGGCGCTGGGTATCGGCCTGCTGGTGGCGTTGTTGCCCGCCGGCATGCCGGCGCTGATCGAAGACAACGAGATGCCCGACCAGTTTGTGCTCCAGCACCTGGACGAACTGCAACAGACCCACGCACTGCTGAGCAACGAACTGGGCTCTGCGTCTGCCTTGTCATGGCGCCTGCGCCGGCCCGAGGTCGCGTTCTACGACACCGAAGGCGAGTTGCGCTACGGCCTGCAATACGCCGACGCGATGCACCGCAAGGTCGGCCTGGACAGCGTCCAGGCCTGGCTCAAACAGGCGCGCCAGCAAGGTTCGGTGGGCGTGCTGATGCGGGTCAGGAGCACCAGCGAAATGCGCGAAGCCGGGCAATTGCCGCTGGGGGGCAAGCGTTATTACAAGGGTGACCTGGAGATCATCATCTACCCCCAATTGCCGTAA
- a CDS encoding dipeptide ABC transporter ATP-binding protein, with the protein MTLLSVEHLRIALPAGADRSHALYDLSLQLNRGECLCVVGESGSGKSMLAKALLRQLPAPLTVESGRLVFRDEDLAERSEEAMRQLRGRDISMVFQEPMSALNPLLRVGEQIDETLRAHGVAAARVRRQRVVDLLGYVGLPDPERLRLAYPFELSGGQRQRVVIAMALAFDPALLIADEPTSALDVTTQAQILDLLRKIQQDKGMALLFITHDFAVVEAIADRVLVLEKGRVVEQGTAPAVLRVPRENYTRQLLAAVSAQPLVPRAPVAGPVVLKAEALGKVFSSRSGWWGRRTTQALDAVQLQLREGETLGIVGESGSGKSTLGRCLVRLLRADSGRIEWLGREVAGLSEGRLRPLRREVQMIFQDPFASLNPRQTVGQIVMTGPLVQGGSRVDAERRARELLELVGLPAAAFERFPHEFSGGQRQRIGIARALAVEPKVLIADECVSALDALVQVQILELLESLQRRLKLSIVFITHDLRVAARLCDRIAVMHRGRVVEQGETGVLFADARHPYTRELLMAEAI; encoded by the coding sequence ATGACGTTATTGAGTGTCGAGCATCTGCGTATCGCCTTGCCGGCCGGTGCAGACCGCAGCCATGCGCTGTATGACCTGTCGCTGCAACTGAACCGTGGCGAATGCCTGTGTGTGGTGGGTGAATCCGGCTCGGGCAAGTCGATGCTGGCCAAGGCGTTGTTGCGCCAGTTGCCGGCCCCGCTGACGGTGGAAAGCGGGCGCCTGGTGTTCCGGGATGAAGACCTGGCTGAACGCAGTGAAGAGGCCATGCGCCAACTGCGCGGGCGGGATATCAGCATGGTGTTCCAGGAACCCATGAGTGCCCTCAACCCACTGTTGCGGGTGGGCGAACAGATCGATGAAACCCTGCGCGCCCATGGCGTGGCAGCGGCACGCGTGCGGCGTCAGCGGGTGGTGGATTTGCTCGGCTATGTTGGCTTGCCCGACCCTGAGCGGCTGCGCCTGGCGTATCCGTTTGAACTGTCTGGCGGGCAGCGTCAGCGGGTGGTGATCGCCATGGCCCTGGCGTTTGATCCGGCATTGTTGATTGCCGATGAACCCACTTCGGCGCTGGACGTCACTACCCAGGCGCAAATCCTCGACCTGCTGCGCAAGATCCAGCAGGACAAGGGCATGGCGCTGTTGTTTATCACCCACGACTTTGCCGTGGTCGAAGCGATTGCCGACCGGGTGCTGGTGCTGGAAAAAGGCCGGGTGGTGGAGCAGGGCACGGCGCCGGCGGTATTGCGTGTGCCCCGGGAAAACTACACCCGGCAATTGTTGGCGGCGGTGTCGGCGCAACCGCTGGTGCCGCGTGCGCCGGTCGCCGGTCCGGTGGTGTTGAAGGCCGAGGCATTGGGCAAGGTTTTCAGCAGTCGTAGCGGTTGGTGGGGGCGGCGTACCACCCAGGCGCTGGACGCGGTTCAGCTGCAATTGCGTGAAGGCGAGACGTTGGGGATTGTGGGGGAGTCGGGCTCGGGCAAATCGACCCTGGGCCGGTGCCTGGTGCGTTTGTTGCGCGCCGACAGTGGGCGGATCGAGTGGTTGGGGCGCGAGGTGGCGGGGCTGTCTGAAGGGCGGCTGCGACCATTGCGCCGTGAGGTGCAGATGATTTTCCAGGACCCGTTTGCGTCGCTCAATCCGCGGCAGACGGTGGGGCAGATCGTTATGACCGGGCCTTTGGTGCAAGGGGGTTCCCGGGTTGATGCTGAACGGCGGGCGCGTGAGTTACTGGAATTAGTGGGGTTGCCGGCAGCGGCGTTTGAGCGGTTTCCCCATGAGTTTTCGGGGGGGCAGCGCCAGCGGATCGGGATTGCCCGGGCGTTGGCGGTGGAGCCCAAGGTGTTGATTGCTGACGAGTGTGTGTCAGCGCTGGATGCGCTGGTTCAGGTGCAGATTCTGGAGTTGCTGGAGTCGCTGCAGCGGCGGTTGAAGTTGAGCATTGTGTTTATTACCCATGATTTGCGGGTGGCTGCGCGGTTGTGTGACCGGATTGCGGTGATGCACCGGGGGAGGGTGGTGGAGCAGGGGGAGACGGGGGTGCTGTTTGCGGATGCGCGGCATCCGTATACGCGGGAGTTGTTGATGGCTGAGGCGATCTGA
- a CDS encoding ArnT family glycosyltransferase, producing MNFWKTERGALLLLLGVSAVILLLGLGARDLWGPETRWANITLQMLQSGDYFDPYLKGTPYYDKPLPSYWLITGLANLMGGLGPWSLRLSSVIAAWLSIWLVYLIGERLFRKGTGLIAGWMLATTFYFIFWARVATADVLTVCGVLAAVWWYWRGPDDTRLGRYTVFFLLLAVTSLFKGLIGFVLPGLVLLPHLLSEQRYKRHLNLRLVLAVIIAGAFYAIPFVLSHLYGAPTYGESGLELVFRENVVRFFDPFDHMGPIYTYLIYLPTYTLPWAPCWILGLWLAMRHWRDTPPNTRWLVWGLGLLFVFFTASGSRRSYYVLPLVPFAQLLAAWWVSERIARKGTIGRGWYRGFGIAAGVMLLVLGVVYPWTNGNGGVTRFADDVQAEAVKSAPWNEWQMVMVEVDNKVPMYLQNHGAPFYYVAETQDFPREGGSAAFMAWLDKTSGRHFDPQRTIIVAQYTKDAPAPLAYLGSDHQVISTQPDNGERLFHKRDGGSVAFIPTAP from the coding sequence ATGAACTTCTGGAAAACCGAACGCGGCGCCCTGCTGCTGCTCCTGGGCGTGTCTGCCGTGATTCTGCTGCTGGGCCTGGGCGCCCGCGACCTGTGGGGCCCGGAAACCCGCTGGGCAAACATCACCCTGCAAATGCTGCAAAGCGGCGACTACTTCGACCCGTACCTCAAGGGCACGCCGTATTACGACAAACCCCTGCCGTCGTACTGGCTGATCACCGGCCTGGCCAACCTGATGGGAGGCCTGGGGCCGTGGTCGCTGCGCCTGTCATCGGTGATCGCCGCGTGGCTGAGCATCTGGCTGGTCTACCTGATCGGCGAGCGCCTGTTCCGCAAGGGCACCGGGCTGATTGCCGGCTGGATGCTCGCGACCACCTTCTACTTCATCTTCTGGGCCCGGGTGGCCACGGCAGACGTGCTGACCGTGTGCGGTGTGCTGGCGGCCGTCTGGTGGTACTGGCGCGGCCCGGACGACACGCGGCTGGGGCGCTACACGGTGTTCTTCCTGTTGCTGGCGGTGACGTCGCTGTTCAAGGGATTGATCGGCTTCGTGCTGCCGGGCCTGGTACTGCTGCCGCACCTGCTCAGCGAACAGCGCTACAAGCGCCACCTCAACCTGCGCCTGGTGCTGGCGGTGATCATCGCCGGGGCGTTCTACGCGATCCCGTTTGTACTCTCCCATCTCTACGGCGCGCCCACCTACGGTGAAAGCGGCCTGGAACTGGTATTCCGGGAAAACGTGGTGCGCTTCTTCGACCCGTTCGACCACATGGGGCCGATCTACACCTACCTGATCTACCTGCCGACCTACACACTGCCCTGGGCCCCGTGCTGGATCCTCGGCCTGTGGCTCGCCATGCGGCACTGGCGCGACACCCCGCCCAATACGCGCTGGCTGGTGTGGGGCCTGGGCCTGCTGTTTGTGTTCTTCACCGCCAGCGGCAGCCGGCGCAGTTACTACGTGCTGCCGCTGGTACCGTTCGCGCAGTTGCTGGCGGCCTGGTGGGTCAGCGAGCGTATCGCCCGCAAAGGCACGATCGGGCGCGGCTGGTACCGTGGGTTCGGCATTGCCGCCGGAGTGATGCTGCTGGTGCTCGGGGTGGTGTATCCGTGGACCAATGGCAACGGCGGCGTGACCCGTTTTGCCGACGACGTGCAGGCCGAGGCGGTGAAAAGCGCGCCGTGGAATGAGTGGCAGATGGTGATGGTGGAAGTCGACAACAAGGTGCCGATGTACCTGCAAAACCACGGTGCGCCGTTCTACTACGTGGCTGAAACCCAGGACTTCCCGCGCGAGGGTGGCAGTGCAGCGTTCATGGCGTGGCTGGACAAAACCAGCGGCCGGCACTTCGACCCGCAGCGCACGATTATTGTCGCGCAGTACACCAAGGACGCCCCGGCGCCGCTGGCCTACCTGGGCAGCGATCATCAGGTGATCAGTACCCAGCCGGACAATGGCGAGCGGTTGTTCCACAAGCGTGACGGTGGCAGCGTGGCGTTTATTCCGACAGCGCCGTGA